The Benincasa hispida cultivar B227 chromosome 9, ASM972705v1, whole genome shotgun sequence genome has a segment encoding these proteins:
- the LOC120086441 gene encoding pyrophosphate--fructose 6-phosphate 1-phosphotransferase subunit alpha codes for MDSDYGIPRQLSDLQKIRSLYQPDLPPCLQGTAVRVEFGDATTAVDPADAPTISRAFPHTYGQPLAHFLRATAKVPDAQIITEHPAIRVGIVFCGRQSPGGHNVIWGLHNALKVHNPNSILFGFLGGSEGLFSQKTLEITDEILLTYKNQGGYDLLGRTKDQIRTKEQVNAALNTCLDLKLDGLVIIGGVTSNTDAAQLAETFAEAKCPTKVVGVPVTLNGDLKNQFVETNVGFDTICKVNSQLISNVCTDALSAEKYYYFIRLMGRKASHVALECTLQSHPNLVILGEEVAASKLTLFDLTTQICDAVQTRAQQDKYHGVVLLPEGLIESIPEIYALLKEIHSLLRQGVLVDNISSQLSPWASALFEFLPPFIRKQLLLHPESDDSAQLSQIETEKLLANLVEAEINKRLKEGTYKGKKFNAICHFFGYQARGSLPSKFDCDYAYVLGHVCYHILAAGLNGYMATLTNLKNPVNKWRCGAAPIAAMMTVKRWAQNPGASSIGKPAIHPATVELKGKAYELLRQNASQFLMDDLYRNPGPLQFDGPGADAKPVSLCVEDQDYMGRIKKLQEYLDKVRTIVKPGCSQEVLKAALSVMASVTDVLSVMSSSSFSGKASLEG; via the exons ATGGACTCTGATTACGGCATTCCTCGTCAACTCTCCGATCTTCAGAAGATCCGCTCTCTCTACCAACCCGATCTCCCTCCTTGTCTCCAG GGAACAGCGGTCAGGGTTGAATTTGGAGATGCCACTACAGCTGTGGATCCTGCTGATGCCCCCACCATTAGTCGGGCCTTCCCCCACACTTACGGTCAGCCATTGGCTCACTTTCTCAGGGCAACTGCTAAAGTCCCGGATGCTCAAATTATTACTGAACATCCAGCCATACG GGTGGGAATAGTTTTTTGTGGAAGGCAATCCCCTGGAGGCCATAACGTCATATGGGGGCTTCATAATGCTCTCAAAGTCCACAACCCAAATAGTATATTGTTTGGATTTCTTG GTGGCTCTGAAGGTTTATTTTCCCAGAAAACTCTTGAGATTACCGATGAAATTCTTTTAACGTACAAAAATCAAG GTGGTTATGATTTATTGGGACGGACCAAGGATCAAATTCGAACTAAAGAGCAGGTTAATGCTGCACTTAACACATGCTTAGATTTGAAACTGGATGGTCTTGTCATAATTGGCG GAGTGACGTCAAACACTGATGCTGCTCAACTTGCCGAAACCTTTGCTGAAGCTAAATGCCCCACGAAG GTTGTAGGGGTTCCTGTTACTTTGAATGGCGATCTCAAGAACCAGTTTGTTGAAACAAATGTTGGTTTTGACACCATATGCAAG GTCAATTCTCAACTAATCAGCAATGTATGCACTGATGCCTTATCTGCAGAGAAG TATTACTACTTCATTCGACTCATGGGCCGGAAAGCATCCCATGTTGCTTTGGAGTGCACTCTTCAATCTCATCCAAATTTG GTTATTCTTGGTGAGGAGGTGGCTGCATCAAAACTTACTCTTTTTGATTTGACGACACAGATATGTGATGCTGTTCAGACTAGAGCACAACAAG ACAAGTACCATGGGGTCGTCTTACTGCCTGAAGGACTCATTGAAAGTATTCCTGAAATCTATGCCCTTTTGAAG GAAATTCACAGTTTACTCAGGCAGGGAGTTCTAGTTGATAATATTTCTTCCCAACTCTCTCCTTGGGCATCAGCGCTATTTGAATTTCTGCCACCTTTCATCAGGAAGCAG TTGCTACTTCATCCCGAATCAGATGATTCTGCTCAGTTATCTCAG ATTGAGACGGAGAAGCTTTTGGCAAATCTTGTGGAGGCTGAAATTAACAAGCGTCTG AAAGAAGGGACTTATAAGGGGAAGAAATTCAATGCAATTTGCCACTTCTTTGGTTACCAGGCTCGGGGATCTTTACCTTCAAAATTTGATTGCGACTATGCCTAC GTTCTTGGGCATGTTTGCTACCATATCTTAGCTGCTGGCTTGAACGGTTACATGGCTACTTTAACTAACCTGAAAAATCCTGTGAACAAATGGCGCTGTGGTGCTGCTCCGATTGCA GCCATGATGACTGTGAAGCGTTGGGCTCAAAATCCTGGAGCGTCATCCATTGGAAAACCTGCAATTCACCCAGCAACTGTGGAATTGAAAGGGAAAGCATACGA GCTATTGAGACAAAATGCGAGTCAGTTTCTTATGGACGATCTCTATAGAAACCCTGGTCCTCTTCAGTTTGATGGTCCTGGTGCTGATGCTAAGCCCGTCTCCCTGTGCGTTGAGGATCAGGATTACATGGGCCGCATCAAGAAACTACAGGAATATCTTGATAAG GTCCGAACCATCGTGAAACCTGGGTGTTCGCAGGAGGTTCTTAAAGCAGCATTAAGCGTCATGGCATCAGTGACTGACGTTCTCTCTGTTATGTCTTCGAGTTCATTCAGCGGAAAAGCATCATTGGAAGGATAG
- the LOC120086443 gene encoding bZIP transcription factor 60, translated as MEDDLHFSEYDELIGQIDWNEFFDGFPEVELPVVGDSTSPDRSHDSVSSWINQIENALMNDDEDKGVSLPSPTHDCCDSFLADVLVDSHGGPSVIDVDSNASDCGNDFGNSQEEDGHKVSPAPTDDSCGSFMPEVPVDIRGSSPGVDAVVGLPSNASDCGDVSNNSEKVDAANIDDSVGEDVDDSLSKKRRRQLRNRDAAVRSRERKKMYLKDLEMKSKFLEAECRRLGRLLQCYCAENQALRFSLQMGGASGASLTKQESAVLLLESLLLGSLLWLVGTVCLFTLPQLPQSTLEPVPGVTMEDEGPGSAPLNERENNDSRYSSSSIQTRRCKAARTRMKPIMLDAMLRPSSALISI; from the exons ATGGAGGATGATCTCCATTTCTCCGAATATGATGAATTAATAGGACAGATTGATTGGAACGAGTTCTTTGATGGATTCCCGGAGGTGGAACTCCCTGTTGTCGGGGACTCAACATCCCCTGATCGATCTCATGATTCGGTTTCTTCCTGGATCAACCAGATCGAAAACGCGTTAATGAATGACGATGAAGACAAGGGGGTTTCCCTTCCTAGTCCTACCCACGATTGCTGCGATAGTTTTTTGGCCGACGTGCTCGTGGACTCTCATGGAGGACCCTCTGTAATCGACGTCGATTCCAATGCTTCCGATTGCGGTAACGACTTTGGCAATTCCCAGGAGGAGGATGGACATAAGGTTTCTCCTGCACCTACAGACGATTCCTGTGGTAGTTTTATGCCTGAAGTACCTGTAGATATTCGTGGGAGTTCCCCTGGGGTTGATGCTGTAGTCGGCCTTCCGTCCAATGCTTCCGATTGCGGTGACGTCTCAAACAATTCCGAGAAGGTCGACGCAGCGAACATCGACGATAGTGTTGGTGAAGATGTCGATGATTCGCTTTCCAAAAAGCGGAGAAG GCAGCTGAGAAATAGGGATGCCGCAGTTAGATCTAGGGAGAGGAAAAAGATGTACCTAAAGGATCTAGAGATGAAGAGTAAATTTCTTGAAGCTGAATGCCGGAGATTGGGGCGTTTGCTCCAGTGTTACTGTGCTGAGAATCAAGCCTTACGCTTTAGTCTACAGATGGGAGGCGCTTCTGGTGCTTCACTGACCAAGCAGGAGTCTGCTGTGCTCTTgttgg AATCCCTGCTGTTGGGTTCCCTGCTTTGGTTAGTGGGCACTGTTTGCCTGTTCACCCTTCCTCAACTCCCACAATCAACTCTGGAACCTGTTCCAGGAGTAACAATGGAGGACGAAGGTCCAGGAAGCGCGCCTCTGAACGAGAGAGAAAACAATGATTCCAGATACTCATCCTCATCAATACAAACTAGGAGGTGCAAAGCGGCGAGAACAAGGATGAAACCAATTATGTTGGATGCGATGCTCAGGCCTAGTTCGGCTCTgatttcaatataa